In the genome of Ignavibacteriales bacterium, one region contains:
- a CDS encoding protein-glutamate O-methyltransferase CheR: MALQTNTFQSAFQPATYDTGKDLVLSAQGFSNWRKYIYDNCGIYFQDNKKYLLESRLLKRIKFLGLQTYEEYFDFIRFNTKGLSEKKYLYEAITINETFFFRNQPQLDAMVSTIIPDLIKQKANGGKTKIKIWSAASSSGEEAYSIAMVLTDLIKPKYPNVEFEIVGTDINFAVVETAKRGVYREYSIRNAPPYYLKKYFRFNNGEYEIDDNIRKMASFKILNLFDEAGMKSMINFDIIFCANVLIYFDAASKIKVVSNLYNSLNRSGYLFIGYAETLHGISNAFKIVSYPKTIGYKKE; encoded by the coding sequence ATGGCTTTACAAACGAATACTTTTCAATCTGCGTTTCAACCTGCTACATACGATACCGGTAAAGATCTTGTTCTAAGCGCCCAGGGGTTTTCCAACTGGAGAAAGTATATTTATGACAACTGCGGTATTTATTTTCAGGATAACAAAAAATATCTTCTTGAAAGCAGGCTGCTTAAAAGAATAAAATTTCTCGGGCTTCAGACTTACGAAGAATATTTTGATTTCATACGCTTTAACACAAAAGGATTAAGTGAAAAAAAATATTTGTATGAAGCTATAACCATTAATGAAACTTTTTTCTTCAGGAATCAGCCGCAGCTTGATGCGATGGTCTCGACAATAATTCCCGATCTAATAAAACAAAAAGCAAATGGCGGTAAAACAAAAATTAAAATATGGAGCGCGGCATCATCATCAGGTGAAGAAGCGTACTCCATTGCAATGGTGCTGACTGATCTTATCAAGCCAAAGTATCCGAATGTTGAATTTGAAATTGTAGGTACGGATATAAACTTTGCAGTTGTTGAAACCGCGAAGCGCGGTGTTTACAGGGAATATTCAATACGAAACGCACCTCCCTACTATCTCAAAAAATATTTCCGGTTCAATAACGGCGAGTATGAAATTGATGACAATATCAGGAAGATGGCATCATTTAAAATTTTAAACCTGTTCGATGAAGCAGGGATGAAATCAATGATCAACTTTGATATAATCTTTTGCGCAAACGTGCTTATTTATTTTGACGCAGCGTCAAAGATCAAAGTTGTTTCCAACCTTTATAATTCACTTAACCGCAGCGGATACCTTTTTATAGGTTATGCTGAAACGCTGCATGGTATTTCAAACGCATTTAAAATTGTCAGCTATCCAAAAACAATTGGTTACAAAAAGGAGTAA
- a CDS encoding response regulator has translation MKKVILVADDSPTIRKFVSFALTVQGFEIIQVCDGMEALEKLPAEKIDLIITDLNMPNLDGFELIKSIRENPELKEIPIIILSSLSGSEEIEKGLSSGANSYIIKPFDPKRIVYEVSKYLN, from the coding sequence ATGAAAAAAGTTATCCTGGTTGCAGATGATTCTCCAACCATTCGCAAGTTCGTTTCATTTGCTCTAACTGTTCAGGGCTTCGAGATAATCCAGGTTTGCGACGGTATGGAAGCTCTTGAGAAACTGCCGGCGGAAAAAATAGATCTGATTATAACCGATCTGAATATGCCCAACCTTGACGGGTTTGAACTCATAAAATCAATCCGCGAAAATCCGGAGTTGAAAGAGATACCTATCATCATACTTTCATCACTATCGGGAAGTGAAGAAATTGAAAAAGGTTTATCATCAGGCGCTAATTCATATATAATAAAACCATTCGATCCGAAGCGGATAGTTTATGAAGTTTCAAAATATTTAAATTGA
- a CDS encoding protein phosphatase CheZ, producing MKQLSNMQQIFDKLDDLKKLFLYGEKIIPVIKNLVDFMRETGPLLENINNSIADSTNKIPKASDQIDNVTSATELATTEILDLVDVISNEVTLIEKSLKQIVDVENKREKILAAISSEAKDNSKIISLLNDYKSSGNIIQVATPLLESLKRIGTDVYNITLSLQVQDITAQQLAAVNHLIGSVQEKLTSLITEIEDTDVRDLSDKSVSVPDSGSFNPDARYNSSASRQQLADSLVNQETKKTTQAEIDKFFA from the coding sequence ATGAAACAACTAAGTAACATGCAGCAGATTTTCGATAAACTTGATGATCTGAAAAAATTATTCCTCTACGGCGAAAAGATTATTCCTGTAATCAAAAATCTTGTTGACTTTATGCGCGAGACGGGTCCACTGCTTGAGAACATTAATAATTCTATTGCAGACAGCACAAATAAAATTCCCAAAGCTTCGGATCAAATAGATAATGTTACAAGTGCAACGGAACTTGCAACAACTGAGATTCTTGATCTTGTTGATGTGATTTCAAACGAAGTTACTCTCATTGAGAAATCTCTCAAACAAATTGTTGATGTTGAAAACAAAAGAGAAAAAATATTAGCGGCAATCAGTTCTGAAGCAAAAGATAATTCCAAAATCATTTCGCTCCTTAATGATTATAAATCTTCCGGAAATATTATCCAGGTTGCGACTCCTTTACTTGAATCGTTAAAGAGGATCGGAACGGATGTTTACAACATTACGCTTTCATTACAGGTTCAGGATATTACCGCACAGCAGTTAGCTGCTGTAAACCATCTTATCGGTTCGGTTCAGGAAAAACTTACTTCTCTAATTACAGAAATCGAAGATACTGATGTACGAGACCTGAGCGATAAATCAGTTTCGGTTCCTGATTCAGGTTCATTTAATCCTGACGCAAGATATAACAGTTCTGCCAGCAGGCAGCAGTTAGCAGATTCACTTGTTAACCAGGAAACAAAAAAAACAACACAGGCGGAAATAGATAAATTCTTTGCATAA
- a CDS encoding response regulator yields MSLKFLVVDDSVTMRRIVANSLKNLGYNDFVEAGDGKEALTKLATDDSINFVITDWNMPVFSGLELIKAIRSDDRLSKLPVLMVTTRGVKEDIVDALQSGVNNYVVKPFTPQILKEKIDQIMAAA; encoded by the coding sequence ATGTCACTAAAATTTTTGGTTGTTGATGATTCAGTTACAATGCGAAGAATAGTTGCTAACTCACTGAAAAATCTTGGTTATAATGATTTTGTTGAAGCAGGCGACGGTAAGGAAGCACTTACTAAACTTGCTACGGACGATTCAATAAATTTTGTAATCACTGACTGGAATATGCCTGTGTTCTCAGGACTCGAACTTATAAAAGCCATTCGCAGTGACGACAGGCTTTCCAAATTACCTGTGCTAATGGTAACAACCCGCGGGGTAAAGGAAGATATTGTTGATGCGCTTCAGTCGGGCGTAAATAATTATGTGGTAAAACCTTTCACGCCGCAGATATTAAAAGAAAAAATTGACCAGATAATGGCAGCGGCATAA